In one window of Bacteriovorax sp. BAL6_X DNA:
- a CDS encoding DUF368 domain-containing protein → MINKNMALVFCKGFLMGIADLIPGVSGGTIAFITGIYDKLLATVAAIDKGLIKDALTFNIKNISEKVDLKFIIPLGIGILGAMLSLARLMHYLINYHPVPTWGLFLGLISASIIVIARDLKDRKSLMALTMVALGAAIGFVITQLVPVTTPTDLWFIYICGLIGITAMILPGISGSFILLILGKYEYVTGALKNPFQEGALVIIGVFALGCLTGLVSFSKVLNFFMKNFRERTMAFLVGILLGTLSKVWPWREVTKSVVIRGKTKVLSESLYFPTSFTSEDILAVMLVVIGFFFVFFLERSANRSN, encoded by the coding sequence ATGATCAATAAAAATATGGCCCTTGTTTTTTGCAAGGGCTTTCTTATGGGCATTGCCGACTTAATCCCTGGCGTTTCGGGCGGAACTATTGCATTTATTACTGGAATCTATGATAAGTTACTGGCCACAGTAGCGGCTATTGATAAAGGCCTTATTAAGGATGCGCTAACTTTTAATATAAAGAATATTTCTGAGAAGGTTGATTTAAAATTCATCATTCCTTTAGGGATAGGAATTCTCGGGGCCATGCTTTCGCTTGCAAGGTTAATGCATTATCTCATTAATTATCACCCTGTCCCAACATGGGGTCTATTTTTGGGCTTGATATCGGCCTCTATTATTGTCATTGCTAGAGACTTAAAGGATCGTAAGAGTCTAATGGCCCTTACTATGGTGGCCTTAGGTGCTGCAATCGGCTTTGTTATTACGCAACTTGTACCAGTAACAACTCCAACAGACTTATGGTTTATCTATATTTGTGGGCTCATAGGAATTACGGCCATGATTCTTCCTGGAATCTCAGGTTCTTTTATTCTTCTAATTTTAGGAAAGTATGAGTATGTAACAGGGGCCTTAAAGAATCCATTTCAAGAGGGGGCCCTGGTTATCATAGGCGTCTTTGCACTTGGTTGTTTAACGGGACTTGTGAGCTTTTCAAAAGTTTTAAACTTCTTTATGAAGAATTTTCGTGAACGTACGATGGCCTTCCTTGTTGGGATTCTTCTTGGTACATTGTCTAAGGTGTGGCCTTGGAGAGAAGTGACAAAGTCAGTGGTTATCCGTGGCAAAACAAAAGTCCTTTCTGAGAGTCTCTACTTTCCAACTTCTTTTACGTCAGAAGATATCCTTGCTGTTATGCTTGTTGTCATCGGTTTTTTCTTTGTCTTCTTTTTAGAGCGTAGTGCTAACAGAAGCAACTAA
- a CDS encoding FMN-binding protein, with product MGILKFSILFNIRAVKGIFLFTVFLFFTQVQVHAGIKETLSKKYPDCSFVEKSKFLTDNEFETIKSKYPTRNIRRFYSFYKRECKNKISYDFIFTDTVRTKNQVLHVHIVKNNIESLAIVKFEEPSEYKVKKSWLSRFKSQRPDSIDIVSGATLSSNSTKFLVWLSLYLQKDIL from the coding sequence ATGGGAATACTAAAATTTTCAATTCTATTCAATATTAGGGCAGTAAAGGGGATTTTCCTCTTTACTGTTTTCTTGTTTTTTACACAAGTTCAAGTTCATGCAGGAATTAAGGAAACTCTTTCTAAGAAGTATCCTGATTGCTCGTTTGTTGAGAAGTCTAAGTTTTTAACTGATAATGAGTTTGAAACAATTAAATCAAAATACCCAACTCGAAATATTCGTCGCTTTTATTCTTTCTATAAGAGAGAGTGTAAGAATAAGATATCATACGATTTTATCTTTACCGATACAGTTCGTACAAAGAATCAAGTTCTTCACGTCCACATAGTAAAGAATAATATTGAAAGTTTAGCAATTGTTAAATTTGAAGAACCTTCTGAATATAAGGTTAAGAAAAGTTGGCTTTCTCGCTTTAAATCACAGAGGCCAGATTCAATAGATATCGTTTCCGGAGCGACTCTTTCTTCAAATAGTACAAAATTCCTAGTGTGGTTGTCGCTATATCTACAAAAAGATATACTCTAG
- a CDS encoding DUF501 domain-containing protein: MSTQATQNDIEQIEAFLKREARGIIEVSARTDDGRPASIKVTPVVDKVPFPTIYWLVDPVVYKAISQIEGQGFTKELQAMIDNDEELKEKVKAIHESYRDERVKLFKEMNLELPDNMMPMITDTGIGGLRDFYHLRCLHMFYAFHLVRPHAIGELVDKKLQQV, encoded by the coding sequence TTGAGCACACAAGCTACGCAAAATGATATTGAACAGATTGAAGCTTTTTTAAAAAGAGAGGCCAGAGGTATTATTGAAGTTTCAGCAAGAACAGATGACGGTAGACCAGCTTCAATCAAAGTAACTCCAGTTGTTGATAAGGTTCCATTTCCAACGATCTATTGGTTAGTAGATCCTGTCGTCTATAAGGCCATTAGCCAAATCGAGGGCCAGGGATTTACCAAAGAGCTTCAGGCCATGATTGATAATGATGAAGAACTAAAAGAAAAAGTTAAAGCTATTCATGAGTCATATCGCGATGAAAGAGTGAAATTATTTAAAGAGATGAATCTTGAATTACCAGACAATATGATGCCGATGATTACAGATACTGGAATAGGAGGCCTAAGAGACTTTTATCACTTAAGATGTCTTCATATGTTCTATGCTTTTCACCTAGTTCGCCCTCATGCTATTGGAGAGCTAGTTGATAAGAAGCTACAACAAGTTTAG
- a CDS encoding DUF3943 domain-containing protein gives MKNFIISLSFTIITLCMQSTSFAQKKYFYQDRDHTKEEIYKDVGFVFGISLIAYPLTQWDTVKNEGSWDTYRKNFGKIVFDRDEPFWNYMVHPYTGSQMFLYYRARSYRYSDALALTFVSSTIFEFLIEVYTEPASVQDLYQTPVLGAVMGYGFEKLSMSLLNGDSKVGRFFGHLINPMTLFPSIFEGTAYAIIAPDLDKKSIGYFFHAEF, from the coding sequence GTGAAAAATTTTATTATTAGCCTATCTTTTACAATAATTACTCTGTGCATGCAAAGTACTTCTTTTGCACAAAAAAAGTATTTTTACCAAGATCGAGATCACACAAAAGAAGAAATTTATAAAGACGTTGGTTTTGTTTTTGGAATCTCTCTCATTGCCTACCCTCTAACTCAATGGGATACGGTAAAAAATGAAGGTTCATGGGATACCTACCGCAAGAATTTTGGGAAAATTGTTTTTGATCGCGATGAGCCGTTTTGGAACTATATGGTTCACCCATATACTGGTTCACAAATGTTTCTCTACTATCGTGCTCGAAGTTATCGATATTCAGATGCCCTCGCATTAACTTTTGTCTCAAGTACCATCTTTGAGTTTCTTATTGAAGTTTATACAGAGCCTGCCTCAGTTCAAGACCTCTATCAAACGCCTGTACTTGGTGCAGTTATGGGCTACGGCTTTGAAAAGCTATCAATGTCTCTACTAAATGGAGATAGCAAGGTTGGGCGCTTTTTTGGCCACTTAATAAACCCAATGACACTATTTCCTTCAATCTTTGAAGGAACAGCATATGCAATCATCGCCCCGGACTTAGACAAGAAATCAATTGGATATTTTTTTCATGCAGAATTTTAA
- the gshA gene encoding glutamate--cysteine ligase, which yields MVKINKQALENYQTKYGSDSILNVNKGIEKEGLRVQVDSGKLASSDHDTKFGSKLLHKWITTDFAEGLLEFITPVSKSNRETLSTLGNLQHYVLEQDSNEIIWPSSMPCILPEDKDIKLAYYGESNSGRLKTLYRSGLGLRYGRSMQAIAGLHYNFSMTEEFWKNWHELSGSDLSLQLFINEEYLNLCRNFRSYSNVLLYLFGNSVSVHESFLNGKKHNLEVIHDDEIHGKTYGTKEGTCLRMGGLGYTGASQNGIRICYNGLDSYCDSLEEALQMNFADFDKIGLRNEKGELQQISTHILQIENEFYSIIRPKRIAPPGKSALASLRSKGIEYIEVRLLDLNPFAKNGITKTQADFLDAFLLTCLFMQADKCNREIYNEIEDNNQLIVKQGRSAGLEISLNGSKINYQEYLAKFFNQMTEVIHAISDGERKEELLFAIEEQRKLIDPANSLSQKVFDLVSQKGHIQAMKELALEHRKELASTDVNQIFQEELALEKNSSIQRQVEFEKLDDVDFEEYVAAYVASSFSK from the coding sequence ATGGTTAAGATTAATAAGCAAGCACTTGAAAATTATCAAACAAAATACGGAAGTGATTCAATTCTAAATGTTAATAAGGGAATTGAAAAAGAAGGCCTTCGCGTACAGGTTGATAGTGGAAAACTTGCTAGTTCGGATCATGACACAAAATTTGGTTCAAAGCTTCTTCATAAGTGGATCACAACTGACTTCGCTGAGGGCCTTCTTGAGTTTATCACTCCCGTTTCAAAATCTAATCGTGAAACATTAAGCACCCTCGGCAATCTTCAGCACTATGTATTAGAGCAAGATTCAAATGAAATAATATGGCCATCATCAATGCCTTGTATTTTACCGGAAGATAAAGATATTAAACTTGCATATTATGGTGAGAGTAATTCTGGCCGACTAAAGACCCTCTACCGTTCAGGGCTGGGGCTTCGTTACGGTCGGTCAATGCAGGCCATTGCTGGCCTTCACTATAATTTTTCAATGACTGAAGAGTTTTGGAAGAATTGGCATGAACTAAGTGGTAGCGATCTTTCCTTACAATTATTTATTAATGAAGAATATCTCAATCTTTGTCGTAATTTTAGAAGTTACTCAAATGTCCTGCTCTATTTATTTGGAAATTCTGTTTCTGTTCACGAGTCGTTTCTTAATGGTAAGAAGCATAACCTCGAAGTTATTCATGACGATGAAATTCATGGAAAAACTTATGGTACAAAAGAGGGGACTTGTTTAAGAATGGGAGGACTTGGTTATACGGGCGCATCTCAGAATGGGATTCGTATTTGTTATAACGGCCTTGATAGTTATTGTGATAGTTTAGAAGAGGCGCTGCAAATGAACTTTGCAGACTTTGATAAGATTGGCTTAAGAAATGAAAAAGGTGAGCTTCAGCAAATTAGCACTCATATTCTTCAAATCGAAAATGAGTTTTATTCTATAATTAGGCCAAAGCGAATTGCTCCTCCTGGAAAAAGTGCTCTCGCTAGCTTAAGAAGCAAGGGGATTGAATATATTGAAGTAAGGCTTCTTGATTTAAACCCATTTGCAAAGAATGGGATTACTAAAACTCAGGCAGACTTCCTAGATGCATTTCTTTTGACATGTCTATTCATGCAGGCCGATAAGTGTAATCGAGAAATCTATAATGAGATTGAAGATAATAATCAACTCATTGTTAAACAGGGAAGAAGTGCTGGATTAGAAATTAGTCTAAATGGTTCAAAGATTAATTATCAAGAGTATCTAGCAAAATTCTTTAATCAAATGACTGAGGTAATTCATGCTATTTCAGATGGGGAGCGTAAGGAAGAATTACTCTTTGCCATTGAAGAGCAACGTAAGTTAATTGATCCTGCAAACTCTTTATCGCAGAAGGTATTTGATCTCGTCTCACAAAAGGGACATATCCAAGCAATGAAAGAACTTGCTCTTGAGCATCGTAAAGAGTTGGCATCTACAGATGTAAATCAAATTTTTCAAGAAGAGTTGGCACTTGAAAAGAACTCATCAATACAGCGCCAGGTGGAGTTTGAAAAACTCGACGACGTAGACTTTGAAGAATACGTCGCCGCATATGTTGCTTCTAGTTTTTCAAAATAG
- a CDS encoding aspartyl/asparaginyl beta-hydroxylase domain-containing protein, with protein sequence MGYVYAYRGTERYESLNFYLRKGWPIFAPLNCLLYMFTKKRAAKPIMNLADFPELKLVQDNWETIRNEAVNLRENGYFDKVKDPTSSAYYDIGFRTFYKYGWSKFYLTWYGTTLKSAKELCPKTVELVSKVPGVNGAMYSILPVGSKLTKHLDPVATSLRYHLGLKTPNDDRCYINIDGTDYSWRDGEALLFDETYLHFAFNNSENERIILMLEVDRPTNIVGKIINFIFKQIMRITLVPNVPGDQRGLVNAIFGAVTPALLKVRTLKQTNIVLYKIIKHTVNLTLLAIAFGLIYLVLTFIQSLF encoded by the coding sequence ATGGGCTATGTCTACGCGTACCGTGGAACCGAAAGATACGAGAGTTTAAATTTCTATCTACGTAAGGGTTGGCCAATCTTTGCACCTTTAAATTGTCTACTCTATATGTTCACAAAGAAGCGCGCGGCAAAACCCATTATGAACCTTGCTGACTTTCCAGAACTTAAATTAGTTCAGGATAATTGGGAAACAATTCGCAATGAGGCCGTAAATTTAAGAGAGAATGGATATTTCGATAAGGTAAAAGATCCTACTTCAAGTGCATATTACGATATTGGTTTTAGAACTTTCTACAAGTACGGTTGGTCAAAGTTCTACCTTACTTGGTATGGAACAACTCTTAAATCGGCAAAAGAGTTATGTCCTAAAACTGTTGAACTTGTTTCAAAGGTTCCTGGTGTCAATGGTGCCATGTACTCAATCCTTCCAGTAGGATCAAAGCTAACAAAGCACTTAGACCCTGTTGCCACTTCTCTTCGCTATCACCTAGGTCTTAAAACTCCTAATGATGACCGTTGTTACATCAATATTGATGGTACTGATTATTCTTGGCGAGATGGAGAGGCCTTACTTTTTGATGAAACATATCTTCATTTTGCATTCAATAATTCTGAAAATGAAAGAATTATTCTTATGCTTGAAGTTGATCGCCCAACGAATATCGTTGGAAAGATAATCAATTTTATTTTTAAGCAAATTATGAGAATCACTCTGGTTCCAAATGTTCCAGGTGACCAAAGAGGACTAGTAAATGCAATCTTTGGTGCCGTTACTCCAGCTCTTTTAAAGGTAAGAACACTTAAGCAAACGAATATTGTTCTTTATAAGATTATTAAGCACACAGTTAATTTAACACTACTTGCGATCGCATTTGGTTTAATTTACTTAGTACTTACTTTTATTCAATCTCTATTTTGA
- a CDS encoding GNAT family N-acetyltransferase, giving the protein MFKKLIPQTLQTLSKASKEYNSYCPFVLDHKSRPVPEGIKTRYARYDDAQAIARIISENNIDSNLDYSFFFERTKKELARGGNLKGFHLIVAILDEEVVGYGRSILYTQEMVDRYKYKAPIGWYLMGLTVLPEYRGCGIGDLLTQERLRHIGQISTKAYYVVNEKNKTSIKMHEKYGFKIKEKGPGFLKIAFNDGLGILYECSLINRESNGLL; this is encoded by the coding sequence ATGTTTAAAAAGCTAATCCCTCAAACATTACAGACACTGTCTAAGGCCAGTAAAGAGTATAATTCCTACTGTCCTTTTGTCTTAGATCACAAGTCAAGGCCCGTACCTGAGGGGATAAAGACTCGTTATGCTAGGTATGACGATGCTCAAGCAATTGCTCGTATCATCAGTGAAAATAATATTGATTCAAATCTCGACTACTCCTTCTTTTTTGAAAGAACAAAAAAGGAGTTGGCCCGTGGTGGGAATTTAAAAGGCTTTCATCTGATCGTTGCCATTCTTGATGAAGAAGTTGTTGGCTATGGTAGATCAATCTTATACACGCAGGAAATGGTGGATCGCTACAAATACAAGGCTCCTATTGGTTGGTACCTTATGGGCCTTACTGTTTTACCTGAATATCGAGGGTGCGGCATAGGAGATCTTCTAACTCAAGAGCGACTAAGACATATTGGCCAGATCTCTACAAAAGCCTACTATGTTGTTAACGAAAAAAATAAGACTTCAATTAAAATGCATGAAAAGTATGGTTTTAAAATAAAAGAAAAAGGGCCAGGCTTTTTAAAGATAGCATTTAATGACGGGCTAGGAATTCTATA